A window from Mytilus trossulus isolate FHL-02 unplaced genomic scaffold, PNRI_Mtr1.1.1.hap1 h1tg000122l__unscaffolded, whole genome shotgun sequence encodes these proteins:
- the LOC134700139 gene encoding uncharacterized protein LOC134700139: MAENRVQEEYPEHLQKLINEQGHLLDKDGVNILTEQESSVEQEKILVIEPRLSIAKSASTSVGKICTDQEVPSTSKAAEEENDKYIWDDCSIKRLIEYRKEHSNKFEEGRLTKKAVWEIIAIKFNATSDEQAKTVTWIQLKSKWQKLESKFKQVEDKNRKSGEGTHNFKYMEEMEEAVGDNPNIRPAKTISSMDLSVEKDKVQKEGKGKQPRKRKANELTDSLGEMKREREDRYERFESMVKEINKERCDLMREFINVFKNSCNK, from the exons ATGGCGGAAAATAGAGTTCAAGAAGAAT ATCCAGAGCATctacagaaattaataaatgaacAGGGGCATCTTTTGGATAAAGATGGAGTCAACATATTGACAGAACAAGAAAGTTCTGTAGAACAAGAAAAAATTTTGGTTATTGAACCAAGAC tttcaatAGCTAAATCAGCAAGTACCAGTGTTGGAAAGATATGTACAGACCAAGAAGTACCATCAACAAGCAAGGCTGCAGAGGAAGAAAATG ACAAATATATCTGGGATGACTGCAGCATCAAGAGGCTCATCGAATATAGAAAAGAGCATTCCAACAAATTTGAGGAGGGGAGATTAACAAAGAAGGCAGTGTGGGAAATCATTGCTATAAAGTTCAATGCCACAAGCGATGAACAAGCTAAAACTGTCACTTGGATTCAACTGAAATCCAAGTGGCAGAAGCTTGAATCAAAGTTCAAACAGGTGGAGGATAAAAATAGAAAGAGTGGCGAAGGAACACATAACTTCAAATACATGGAGGAAATGGAAGAAGCTGTTGGGGACAACCCCAACATCCGTCCAGCTAAGACCATTTCCTCCATGGATTTGAGTGTTGAAAAAGACAAAGTGCAAAAAGAGGGAAAAGGGAAGCAACCCCGTAAGAGAAAAGCTAATGAACTAACAGATTCTTTGGGGGAAATGAAGAGGGAGAGAGAGGATAGGTATGAGAGGTTTGAGAGTATGGTAAAGGAGATAAATAAAGAGAGATGTGACTTAATGAGAGAgtttataaatgtgtttaagAATAGTTGCAATAAATGA
- the LOC134700142 gene encoding solute carrier family 2, facilitated glucose transporter member 1-like gives MYAMEISNFTLNKVKGSYGTYDRWFQLSITAGICFSSFLGISSILGHKDRWQWLLFFNIVPVLFNLFLYKCPDSPVYILLQTKDLERNNKAREALKLLCPPNEVDKELERLKKEAFTEDVLTLTKIRELFRKPEFRVGLFLVCFLQIAQQLSGINIVIAYSSFIYQGSGVEIELIEWMVFGTTLMNFFTTPISLSVQEKGRRTVLLFTTGIMGGALFVLFMASRQCENSGNVCPYFAIVPVFAYIVLFSLGLGPIPYIIVQELFEKDAQGAAFNVSVALHWLCNFLVMFCFRSLQMSMESYVYLMFSGIVLVLCGIMYKILPETKNKTMTEIKNSKEYKFVLKWLSIQASETTDNQSSNSATEEVRLLHVT, from the exons ATGTATGCTAtggaaatatctaatttcacccTAAATAAAGTGAAAGGCTCGTATGGTACATATGACAGATGGTTTCAGCTCTCAATTACAGCTGGGATATGTTTTTCATCATTCCTAGGCATAAGTTCAATTTTAG gcCACAAAGACAGATGGCAATggctattattttttaatatagtaCCAGTATTATTCAACCTCTTCCTTTATAAATGTCCAGATAGTCCAGTTTACATACTACTTCAGACAAAAGATCTTGAGAGAAACAACAAGGCTAGGGAAG CACTTAAGTTGTTATGTCCACCAAATGAGGTTGACAAAGAATTGGAACGTTTGAAAAAGGAAGCCTTCACGGAGGATGTtttaacattaacaaaaattagAGAGTTGTTTAGAAAACCAGAGTTCAGAGTTGGTCTGTTTCTCGTATGTTTCCTGCAAATTGCTCAGCAACTGTCAGGAATCAACATA gtaaTTGCCTACTCAAGTTTTATATACCAAGGTTCAGGAGTAGAAATAGAACTTATCGAATGGATGGTTTTTGGAACAACTTTGATGAATTTTTTCACAACACCAATTTCTTTGAGTGTGCAGGAAAAGGGAAGAAGAACAGTATTACTGTTCACTACAGGAATTATGGGAGGTGCATTATTTGTGCTGTTTATGGCCAGTCGTCAATGTGAG aatTCTGGGAACGTATGTCCTTACTTTGCAATTGTACCAGTTTTTGCATATATTGTCTTGTTTTCCTTAGGACTGG gacCAATACCATATATTATTGTTCAGGAACTCTTTGAAAAAGATGCACAAGGTGCTGCATTTAATGTGTCAGTTGCCTTACATTGGCTATGTAACTTTCTAgtgatgttttgttttagatCATTACAG atgtCGATGGAGAGCTACGTTTACTTAATGTTTAGTGGCATTGTTTTGGTGTTATGTGGTATTATGTATAAGATTCTGCCAGAAACTAAAAACAAGACAATGACAGAAATTAAGAACTCTAAGGAATACAAGTTTGTGTTAAAGTGGCTTTCTATACAGGCTAGTGAAACAACAGATAATCAAAGCAGCAATAGTGCTACAGAAGAAGTTCGACTACTACATGTAAcataa